A single Desulfovibrio piger DNA region contains:
- a CDS encoding ABC transporter ATP-binding protein translates to MALLTLSNIHVRYGSVEVLHGIDLHVDEGEIVTILGANGAGKSTTLLSISGLVRPCQGEIIFDGKPLLKYPSHEVVNLGIAQSPEGRRVFGTMSVLENLRLGAFCIRDKERSERTLEWIFELFPRLFERKQQLAGTLSGGEQQMLAIGRALMAGPRLLLLDEPSLGLAPLLVRSIFETVRAINQKGVTVLLVEQNARAALKLASRGYVLEVGNVAMENTAANLLADASVREAYLGG, encoded by the coding sequence ATGGCACTGCTGACGCTATCCAACATACATGTCCGTTACGGCAGCGTGGAAGTGCTGCACGGTATCGACCTGCACGTGGACGAAGGGGAGATCGTGACCATCCTGGGCGCCAACGGCGCGGGCAAGAGCACGACCCTGCTGTCCATCAGCGGTCTGGTGCGGCCCTGCCAAGGGGAGATCATCTTTGACGGCAAGCCCCTGCTCAAATACCCCAGCCACGAAGTGGTGAACCTGGGCATCGCCCAGTCGCCCGAAGGCCGCCGTGTGTTCGGCACCATGAGCGTGCTGGAGAACCTGCGCCTGGGGGCCTTCTGCATCCGCGACAAGGAACGCAGCGAACGGACCCTGGAGTGGATCTTCGAGCTGTTCCCGCGCCTGTTCGAGCGCAAGCAGCAGCTGGCGGGCACGCTGTCCGGCGGCGAGCAGCAGATGCTGGCCATCGGGCGCGCCCTCATGGCCGGGCCGCGCCTGCTCCTGCTGGACGAACCGTCGCTGGGCCTGGCTCCGCTCTTGGTGCGTTCCATCTTCGAGACCGTGCGCGCCATCAACCAGAAGGGCGTCACCGTGCTGCTGGTGGAGCAGAACGCCCGCGCGGCCCTCAAGCTGGCCTCGCGCGGCTATGTGCTGGAAGTGGGCAACGTGGCCATGGAGAACACGGCCGCCAACCTGCTGGCCGACGCCAGCGTGCGCGAAGCCTATCTGGGCGGCTAA
- a CDS encoding ABC transporter ATP-binding protein yields MSLLELHEISKIFGGLIAINELSFSVEQGSVVGLIGPNGAGKTTVFNCITGNYRPEHGSISFGGRDITGRRPHNIVEMGIARTFQSIRLFGRLPALENVLAGRHCRLKSGFLSSMLHTPWQRREEKAAVARCMEELEFVGLADHYAEAASSLSYGNQRLLEIARALASDPRLLILDEPAGGMNDQETVALVDTIAAIRDRGITVLLIEHDMRLVMKICEHLVVLENGTLIAQGTPDHVRNHPAVIEAYLGSDDSETW; encoded by the coding sequence ATGAGCCTGCTGGAACTGCATGAGATCAGCAAGATCTTTGGTGGCCTGATCGCCATCAACGAGCTGTCCTTCTCGGTGGAGCAGGGCAGCGTGGTGGGCCTCATCGGCCCCAACGGGGCGGGCAAGACCACGGTCTTCAACTGCATCACGGGCAACTACAGGCCCGAACACGGCAGCATCTCGTTCGGCGGCCGCGACATCACCGGCAGGCGCCCGCACAATATCGTGGAGATGGGCATCGCCCGTACCTTCCAGAGCATCCGCCTGTTCGGCAGGCTGCCCGCGCTGGAAAACGTGCTGGCGGGACGCCATTGCCGCCTGAAATCCGGCTTCCTGTCCTCCATGCTGCACACGCCCTGGCAGCGCCGCGAGGAAAAGGCCGCCGTGGCGCGCTGCATGGAAGAGCTGGAGTTCGTGGGCCTGGCCGACCATTACGCCGAGGCCGCCAGCAGCCTTTCCTACGGCAACCAGCGCCTGCTGGAGATCGCCCGCGCCCTGGCCTCCGACCCCCGCCTGCTGATCCTGGACGAGCCCGCGGGCGGCATGAACGACCAGGAGACCGTGGCCCTGGTGGACACCATCGCGGCCATCCGTGACCGGGGCATCACCGTGCTGCTCATCGAGCACGACATGCGTCTGGTCATGAAGATCTGTGAACATCTTGTGGTGCTGGAAAACGGCACCCTCATCGCCCAGGGCACGCCCGACCATGTCCGCAACCATCCTGCGGTCATCGAGGCCTATCTGGGTTCCGACGATTCCGAGACGTGGTAA
- a CDS encoding aspartate carbamoyltransferase catalytic subunit — protein sequence MTTDTTYRWPHKDLLDVTQLDAQDVRHLLNVAASFQEINLRPVKKVPTLKGKTVVLFFVENSTRTKTSFDVAGKRLSADTYSLAKSGSSLNKGESLKDTALTLQAMGPDVIVIRHPSSGAAQFLAERVSCGIVNGGDGWHAHPTQALLDSFALRQVWGDAFAGKQVLILGDIAHSRVARSNVHLLTMLGARVRLCAPRTLLPAGVESWPVDVYGDLNQAVRDTDAVMCLRLQLERQQAGLLPDLAEYSRRFCLTERHLELTHPGVKVLHPGPMNRGLEISDDVADDPRSLVLDQVASGVATRMAVLYLLATRNDGGC from the coding sequence ATGACTACAGATACTACGTACCGCTGGCCGCACAAAGACCTGCTGGACGTCACCCAGCTCGACGCACAGGACGTGCGCCATCTGCTGAACGTGGCCGCCAGTTTCCAGGAAATCAACCTGAGACCCGTCAAAAAGGTGCCCACCCTCAAGGGCAAGACCGTGGTGCTCTTCTTCGTGGAGAACAGCACCCGCACCAAGACCTCTTTCGATGTGGCCGGCAAACGCCTGTCAGCCGACACCTACTCCCTGGCCAAGTCCGGTTCCAGCCTCAACAAGGGCGAGAGCCTCAAGGACACGGCCCTGACCCTGCAGGCCATGGGGCCTGACGTCATCGTCATCCGGCATCCCAGCAGCGGTGCGGCCCAGTTCCTGGCGGAGCGCGTCTCCTGCGGCATCGTCAACGGCGGTGACGGCTGGCATGCCCATCCCACCCAGGCCCTGCTGGACAGCTTCGCCCTGCGGCAGGTCTGGGGCGATGCCTTTGCCGGCAAGCAGGTGCTCATCCTGGGCGATATCGCCCACAGCCGCGTGGCCCGCTCCAACGTGCACCTGCTCACCATGCTGGGCGCCAGGGTGCGCCTGTGCGCGCCGCGCACCCTGCTGCCCGCCGGTGTGGAATCCTGGCCCGTGGACGTGTACGGCGACCTCAACCAGGCCGTGCGCGATACCGATGCCGTCATGTGCCTGCGCCTGCAGCTGGAACGCCAGCAGGCGGGCCTGCTGCCCGACCTGGCCGAATACTCGCGCCGCTTCTGCCTGACCGAACGCCATCTGGAGCTCACCCACCCCGGCGTGAAGGTTCTGCATCCCGGCCCCATGAACCGCGGGCTGGAGATTTCCGACGACGTGGCCGACGACCCGCGCAGCCTGGTCCTCGATCAGGTGGCCTCCGGTGTGGCCACCCGCATGGCCGTCCTGTACCTGCTGGCCACCCGTAACGATGGAGGTTGCTAA
- a CDS encoding branched-chain amino acid ABC transporter substrate-binding protein, translated as MKKLGLLLGVVALLVPSLVLAGDIKIGLMCPLTGKWASEGQDMKNIVSLLVDETNARGGINGSKVDLVVEDDAGDPRTAALAAQKLASAGVVAVIGTYGSAVTEATQNILAESELVQIGTGSTSVRLTEKGLPLFFRTCPRDDAQGKAAAAAIIKAGYKKVALLHDNSSYAKGLAEESRAALEKAGVKIIFYDALTPGERDYTAILTKLKAASPDLIFFTGYYPETGMLLRQKKEMGWDVPMMGGDAANHQDLVKIAGPEAAAGYFFVSPPLPQDMDTDEARNFLKAFKERYKTVPVSVWAVLAGDAYKVLEAAIAKGNDDPEKIAAWLKQLKDLPTLSGKMGFDEKGDRVGDFYRIYKVDNAGKFELQAR; from the coding sequence ATGAAAAAGCTCGGGCTTTTGCTGGGAGTGGTAGCCTTGCTCGTGCCTTCGCTGGTTCTGGCGGGCGACATCAAGATCGGTCTGATGTGCCCGTTGACGGGCAAATGGGCCTCCGAAGGGCAGGACATGAAGAATATCGTGAGCCTGCTGGTGGATGAGACCAATGCCAGGGGCGGCATCAACGGCAGCAAGGTGGACCTGGTGGTGGAAGATGACGCCGGTGACCCGCGCACCGCTGCCCTGGCGGCCCAGAAGCTGGCCTCCGCCGGTGTGGTGGCCGTCATCGGCACCTACGGTTCCGCCGTGACCGAAGCCACCCAGAACATCCTGGCGGAATCCGAGCTGGTGCAGATCGGCACCGGTTCCACCAGCGTGCGCCTGACCGAGAAGGGCCTGCCGCTCTTCTTCCGCACCTGTCCGCGTGACGATGCCCAGGGCAAGGCCGCTGCCGCCGCCATCATCAAGGCCGGCTACAAGAAGGTGGCCCTGCTGCACGACAACTCCTCCTATGCCAAGGGCCTGGCCGAAGAAAGCCGGGCGGCTCTGGAAAAAGCCGGCGTGAAGATCATCTTCTATGATGCCCTGACCCCCGGCGAACGCGATTACACCGCCATCCTGACCAAGCTGAAGGCCGCCAGCCCCGACCTGATCTTCTTCACCGGCTATTATCCCGAAACGGGCATGCTGCTGCGCCAGAAGAAGGAAATGGGCTGGGACGTGCCCATGATGGGCGGTGACGCCGCCAACCATCAGGACCTGGTCAAGATCGCCGGTCCCGAAGCCGCCGCCGGCTACTTCTTCGTGAGCCCGCCGCTGCCGCAGGACATGGATACCGACGAGGCCAGGAACTTCCTGAAGGCCTTCAAGGAACGTTACAAGACCGTGCCCGTTTCCGTGTGGGCCGTGCTGGCCGGCGACGCCTACAAGGTGCTCGAAGCCGCCATCGCCAAGGGCAACGACGATCCCGAAAAGATCGCCGCATGGCTCAAGCAGCTCAAGGATCTGCCCACGCTGTCCGGCAAGATGGGCTTTGACGAAAAGGGCGACCGTGTGGGCGATTTCTACCGCATCTACAAGGTGGACAACGCAGGCAAGTTCGAGCTCCAGGCTCGATAG
- a CDS encoding amidohydrolase family protein codes for MLQEHDDRLRVIRARTILDMLGERPATGRDLFRPLRGLDNAALLVRGGRVLDVLPWKSVRVPAATPVTDMGDVTLMPGCINAHCHLQLSHTAGRTLFGAGFTAWLRSLIALLREEHDGTALALACRDMAAAGTAHVGDYAGDGLLAVDAAVRANGMGVTHFCEWFGGQAPFIDGGRPWPPRCRALLEPRPEVAAHCAPAGHALYSTDARVLQDARQWCRLMGRPFALHLAESEDETRLLLDGEGPLWDCYRGMVLPEDWAVPHLRPVAYARRLGLLGPGTLAVHGVQLEPAEVEALAASGSALCLCPRSNEHLAVGTAPVASLLESGLLCCLGTDGLSSNTDLDVRREAVFLRETLDVAPQALIRCLTVNGAAALGLAGHGRLEPGSRAVFSVLPGSLSV; via the coding sequence ATGCTGCAGGAACATGACGACAGGCTCCGCGTCATCCGCGCGCGGACCATCCTGGACATGCTCGGGGAGCGCCCCGCCACGGGCCGCGACCTTTTCCGTCCCCTCAGGGGACTGGACAACGCCGCGCTGCTGGTGCGCGGCGGGCGTGTGCTGGACGTGCTGCCCTGGAAGAGCGTGCGCGTGCCTGCCGCGACCCCGGTGACGGACATGGGCGACGTGACCCTGATGCCCGGCTGCATCAATGCCCACTGCCATCTGCAACTGTCGCACACGGCGGGCAGGACGCTGTTCGGCGCGGGGTTCACGGCCTGGCTGCGCAGCCTCATCGCCCTGCTGCGCGAAGAGCACGACGGCACGGCCCTGGCCCTGGCCTGCCGGGACATGGCCGCGGCGGGCACGGCCCATGTGGGCGATTACGCCGGGGACGGCCTGCTGGCGGTGGATGCCGCCGTGCGGGCGAATGGCATGGGCGTGACCCATTTTTGCGAGTGGTTCGGCGGGCAGGCCCCCTTCATCGACGGCGGGCGCCCCTGGCCGCCGCGCTGCCGCGCCCTGCTGGAGCCGCGGCCCGAAGTGGCCGCGCACTGCGCCCCGGCCGGGCATGCCCTGTATTCCACGGATGCCCGGGTGCTGCAGGACGCGCGGCAGTGGTGCCGCCTGATGGGGCGGCCTTTCGCGCTGCATCTGGCGGAATCCGAGGACGAGACGCGCCTGCTGCTCGACGGCGAGGGCCCCCTGTGGGACTGCTACCGGGGCATGGTGCTGCCGGAAGACTGGGCCGTGCCGCATCTGCGGCCCGTGGCCTATGCCCGGCGTCTGGGCCTGCTGGGCCCGGGCACGCTGGCCGTGCACGGCGTGCAGCTGGAGCCCGCCGAGGTGGAGGCCCTGGCCGCCAGCGGCAGCGCCCTGTGCCTGTGCCCCCGTTCCAACGAGCATCTGGCCGTGGGCACGGCGCCCGTGGCCTCGCTGCTGGAGTCCGGTCTGCTGTGCTGCCTGGGCACGGACGGCCTCAGCTCCAACACGGATCTGGATGTGCGCCGGGAAGCCGTTTTTTTGCGCGAAACGCTGGACGTTGCCCCGCAGGCCCTGATACGGTGCCTCACTGTGAACGGGGCCGCCGCGCTGGGCCTTGCCGGCCACGGGCGACTTGAGCCCGGGAGCAGGGCCGTTTTCAGTGTGCTGCCCGGGAGCCTCTCCGTCTGA
- a CDS encoding aldo/keto reductase — protein sequence MNTITRENQLARRRFLAGGLAAGAAVLLSSSLSGMVHAATPPAASATEKTQQSPSLPQRRLGSLQVSAIGLGCLPMVGYYGGTYAKKDMIALIRRAYDRGVTFFDTAEVYGPHTSEEWVGEALAPVRDKVVIATKFGFGVEEGRPTALNSRPDHIRRAVEGSLRRLRTDHIDLLYQHRVDPKVPMEDVAGTVKDLIREGKVLHFGLSEASAASIRRAHAVQPVSAVQSEYSLLWREPETKIFPTLRELGIGLVPYCPLGRGFLTGAIDENSRFTTGRLSTLPQFTPEALKHNMPLPHLIRAWAERKQCTMSQFAIAWLLAQAPWIAPIPGTTDPAHLDDFLGGATVRLTPAELEEFGREYAKITLMGHRADAFTESQIDK from the coding sequence ATGAATACGATCACAAGAGAAAACCAGCTTGCCCGCCGACGCTTCCTTGCCGGTGGCCTGGCCGCCGGAGCGGCCGTCCTTCTGTCTTCCTCCCTGTCCGGCATGGTCCATGCCGCGACACCGCCCGCCGCATCCGCCACGGAAAAGACGCAGCAGTCCCCCTCCCTGCCGCAACGCCGTCTCGGCTCGTTGCAGGTCTCTGCCATCGGTCTCGGCTGCCTGCCCATGGTGGGCTACTACGGCGGCACCTATGCCAAAAAGGACATGATCGCCCTGATCCGGCGGGCATACGACAGGGGCGTGACCTTTTTCGATACCGCCGAGGTCTACGGCCCCCACACCAGTGAGGAATGGGTGGGCGAAGCCCTGGCCCCGGTGCGCGACAAGGTCGTCATCGCCACCAAGTTCGGCTTTGGCGTCGAAGAAGGCCGGCCCACGGCCCTCAACAGCCGCCCTGACCACATCCGGCGGGCCGTGGAGGGTTCCCTGCGGCGCCTGCGCACCGACCACATCGACCTGCTGTACCAGCACCGTGTGGACCCCAAGGTCCCCATGGAAGACGTGGCCGGAACGGTGAAAGACCTCATCCGGGAAGGCAAGGTCCTGCACTTCGGCCTGTCCGAGGCCAGTGCGGCCTCCATCCGGCGGGCCCATGCCGTCCAGCCCGTCAGCGCCGTGCAGAGCGAATACTCCCTTCTGTGGCGCGAACCGGAGACCAAGATATTCCCCACCCTGCGGGAGCTGGGCATCGGCCTTGTCCCCTACTGTCCGCTGGGGAGGGGATTCCTGACCGGCGCCATCGACGAGAACAGCCGCTTCACCACAGGGCGCCTGTCCACCCTGCCGCAATTCACCCCGGAGGCCCTGAAGCACAACATGCCCCTGCCGCACCTGATCCGCGCGTGGGCCGAACGCAAGCAGTGCACCATGTCCCAGTTCGCCATCGCCTGGCTTCTGGCCCAGGCCCCCTGGATAGCCCCCATCCCCGGTACGACCGATCCGGCCCATCTGGACGACTTCCTCGGCGGCGCCACCGTGCGCCTGACGCCCGCGGAACTGGAGGAATTCGGGCGGGAATACGCCAAGATCACGCTCATGGGGCACCGCGCGGACGCCTTTACGGAAAGCCAGATCGACAAATAA
- a CDS encoding histidine kinase produces the protein MSEAILDWKEAMTRVDTTRGLYVKRLRNFIETERDTSVKVSVALKNGRQEEARAMVHATREAAAELGGKALAAAALELEMAIKAGADTTAALHRFDSVTTDTLVAMATVAAQ, from the coding sequence ATGAGCGAAGCAATCCTTGACTGGAAGGAAGCCATGACGCGCGTGGATACCACGCGCGGGCTCTATGTGAAGCGGCTGCGAAACTTCATCGAGACGGAACGGGACACCTCCGTGAAGGTCTCGGTGGCGCTGAAGAACGGCCGGCAGGAAGAAGCCCGCGCCATGGTCCACGCCACACGTGAAGCTGCCGCCGAACTGGGCGGCAAGGCACTGGCAGCGGCCGCGCTGGAGCTTGAGATGGCCATCAAGGCCGGTGCGGACACCACGGCGGCCCTGCACCGTTTCGACAGCGTCACCACGGACACACTGGTGGCCATGGCCACGGTGGCCGCGCAATAG
- a CDS encoding branched-chain amino acid ABC transporter permease encodes MEQFFQQLLNGLAVGGIYALVALGYTMVYGVLKLINFAHGDLFTIGAYLGLTLLVSCNLAGVLPPVVAVLAVFIMVGIMVAIIGCLLERTAYRPLRKAGRLSAVVSALGASIFFQNAVMLVYGARFYVYPDWLRPDFTVDLFGIAVPGVRLMVIAASVILMLALWAFIQRTRIGAAVRAVAIDQGAARLMGINVDRIISLVFFIGPGLGGAAGLMVGIYYGQIDFTMGWSYGLKAFTAAILGGIGNIPGAMIGGLLLGVIEALAAGYIAIAWKDAIAFTVLILILIIRPTGILGERTADKL; translated from the coding sequence ATGGAACAGTTTTTTCAACAACTTTTGAACGGCCTTGCCGTGGGCGGCATCTACGCGCTGGTGGCCCTGGGCTACACCATGGTCTATGGCGTGCTCAAGCTCATCAACTTCGCGCATGGCGACCTGTTCACCATCGGCGCCTATCTGGGCCTGACCCTGCTGGTGAGCTGCAACCTGGCGGGCGTGCTGCCGCCGGTGGTGGCCGTGCTGGCGGTCTTCATCATGGTGGGCATCATGGTGGCCATCATCGGCTGCCTGCTGGAGCGTACCGCCTATCGCCCCCTGCGCAAGGCCGGGCGCCTTTCGGCCGTGGTGTCCGCCCTGGGCGCCTCCATCTTTTTCCAGAACGCCGTCATGCTGGTCTACGGCGCGCGCTTCTACGTCTATCCCGACTGGCTGCGCCCTGATTTCACCGTCGATCTCTTCGGCATCGCCGTGCCCGGCGTGCGCCTGATGGTCATCGCGGCCAGCGTGATCCTGATGCTGGCCCTGTGGGCCTTCATCCAGCGCACCCGCATCGGCGCGGCCGTGCGCGCCGTGGCCATCGACCAGGGCGCGGCCCGCCTCATGGGCATCAATGTGGACCGCATCATCTCCCTGGTCTTCTTCATCGGTCCCGGCCTGGGCGGCGCCGCCGGCCTCATGGTGGGCATCTACTACGGCCAGATCGACTTCACCATGGGCTGGTCCTACGGCCTCAAGGCCTTTACCGCCGCCATCCTGGGGGGCATCGGCAATATCCCCGGCGCCATGATCGGCGGCCTGCTGCTGGGCGTTATCGAAGCCCTGGCCGCCGGCTACATCGCCATCGCCTGGAAGGACGCCATCGCCTTCACGGTGCTGATCCTCATCCTGATCATCCGTCCCACGGGCATCCTGGGCGAAAGGACGGCCGACAAGCTATGA
- a CDS encoding branched-chain amino acid ABC transporter permease yields MNRTIVIVTLAAALLVLPLFTNPYWTDVCVSIGLYALLALSLNVILGQAGIFHMGHAAFFAVGAYSTAILNTMHHWPIFLTMPVAGCAAALFALVVARPIIHLRGDYLLIVTIGIVEIVRIALINDVGGLTGGSNGIFGISRPVFFGFRIFKPLHFYYLVWGMVGISLLLFYGLWRSRIGRALNCIKEDDVAAEGCGINVTHYKLMAFVLGAFWAGMAGTLYAAKMTTIAPESFNFMESVIIFAVVILSGGSQLGVLVSAFLFIGLPELLREFSGARMLIFGLAMMLMMIWRPQGLMPPRSRRYGVAALLEAIRARACAAAGSAVPPAEAARAAEKEGGRA; encoded by the coding sequence ATGAACCGCACCATCGTCATCGTCACGCTGGCGGCGGCCCTGCTGGTCCTGCCGCTGTTCACCAACCCCTACTGGACCGACGTGTGCGTCAGCATCGGCCTGTATGCCCTGCTGGCCCTTTCGCTCAACGTCATCCTGGGGCAGGCCGGCATCTTCCATATGGGACATGCGGCCTTCTTTGCCGTAGGGGCCTACAGCACGGCCATCCTGAACACCATGCACCACTGGCCCATCTTCCTGACCATGCCGGTGGCGGGCTGTGCGGCGGCCCTGTTTGCCCTGGTGGTGGCGCGGCCCATCATCCACCTGCGCGGTGACTACCTGCTCATCGTGACCATCGGCATCGTGGAGATCGTGCGCATCGCGCTCATCAACGACGTGGGCGGCCTGACCGGCGGCTCCAACGGCATCTTCGGCATCAGCCGTCCGGTGTTCTTCGGTTTCCGCATCTTCAAGCCCCTGCATTTCTACTATCTGGTCTGGGGCATGGTGGGCATCAGCCTGCTGCTGTTCTACGGCCTGTGGCGCTCGCGCATCGGCCGCGCCCTCAACTGCATCAAGGAAGATGACGTGGCCGCCGAAGGCTGCGGCATCAACGTGACCCATTACAAGCTCATGGCCTTCGTGCTGGGCGCGTTCTGGGCCGGCATGGCCGGTACCCTCTATGCCGCCAAGATGACCACCATCGCACCGGAATCCTTCAATTTCATGGAATCCGTCATCATCTTTGCCGTGGTCATCCTCTCGGGCGGCAGCCAGCTGGGGGTGCTGGTGAGCGCCTTCCTGTTCATCGGCCTGCCCGAGCTGCTGCGCGAGTTCTCCGGGGCGCGCATGCTCATCTTCGGCCTGGCCATGATGCTGATGATGATCTGGCGTCCCCAGGGCCTCATGCCGCCCAGGAGCCGCCGCTACGGCGTGGCGGCGCTGCTGGAGGCCATCAGGGCCCGCGCCTGTGCCGCTGCCGGCAGCGCGGTCCCTCCGGCGGAAGCTGCCCGCGCCGCGGAGAAGGAAGGAGGCCGCGCATGA
- a CDS encoding YitT family protein, translating into MKLKTYNSRLAESVWWNLLWLTIGAFFVTVCIKSVVASHAMLSGGVLGMALLVFYTTGLLTPLVWYLLLSIPIWVWGWFFVGRRFLLYTAYGTICTTIFGMFVDFQIPINNEVYAAVVAGVLHGAGVGMMLRTLGSSGGTDIIAVALKQRWNIPIGQFSFAVNVCIFMAGAFSLSLDIIIASTIMMFISANTLEYVVGLFNHRKLVMIISEKGEEVSEAILASERFGVTLIRGKGAYSGGDREILLTVTNNVALKRLENLVFMVDPKALFVVENTFYVAGGQFSRRS; encoded by the coding sequence ATGAAGCTGAAAACATACAACAGCAGGCTCGCAGAGTCCGTCTGGTGGAACCTGCTCTGGCTGACCATCGGCGCCTTTTTCGTCACCGTATGCATCAAGAGCGTGGTGGCCTCGCATGCCATGCTGTCGGGCGGGGTCCTGGGCATGGCCCTGCTGGTGTTCTATACCACCGGCCTGCTGACGCCCCTGGTCTGGTACCTGCTGCTCTCCATCCCCATCTGGGTCTGGGGCTGGTTCTTCGTGGGGCGCCGTTTCCTGCTCTATACGGCCTACGGCACCATCTGCACCACCATCTTCGGCATGTTCGTGGACTTCCAGATCCCCATCAACAATGAGGTCTACGCCGCCGTGGTGGCCGGGGTGCTGCACGGCGCCGGCGTGGGCATGATGCTGCGCACCCTGGGCAGCAGCGGCGGGACGGACATCATCGCCGTGGCCCTGAAGCAGCGCTGGAACATCCCCATCGGGCAGTTCAGCTTCGCGGTCAACGTCTGCATCTTCATGGCGGGCGCGTTCAGCCTGTCACTGGACATCATCATCGCCTCCACCATCATGATGTTCATCTCGGCCAATACCCTGGAATACGTGGTGGGCCTGTTCAACCACCGCAAGCTGGTGATGATCATTTCCGAGAAGGGCGAGGAAGTCAGTGAGGCCATCCTGGCCAGCGAGCGTTTCGGCGTGACCCTGATCCGGGGCAAGGGGGCCTACTCCGGCGGCGACAGGGAGATATTGCTCACCGTCACCAACAATGTGGCCCTCAAGCGTCTGGAGAACCTGGTCTTCATGGTGGACCCCAAGGCCCTGTTCGTGGTGGAAAACACCTTTTACGTTGCCGGCGGACAGTTCTCGCGCCGGAGCTGA
- a CDS encoding sulfite exporter TauE/SafE family protein, translated as MLVSILVYLCCGAVAGVLAGLLGVGGGIVIVPMLVAVFPSQGIPAEYVQQLALGTSLASIMITSISSSRAHHKRGAVHWDIFRNITPGILLGTFVGGLVATHMPTLFLKVFFICFLGFVSLQMLSSYRPPASREMPGPLGTAGVGGIIGLVSSFVGIGGGTLSVPFMSFCNVPLHHAVGTSAAIGFPIAVAGTLGYIVGGWNTPGLPAGCLGFVNLTAFLGIAVASFMTAPLGARLSHSLPTARLKKGFAVFLIIVALRMLLGLF; from the coding sequence ATGCTCGTTTCCATCCTTGTCTATCTGTGCTGCGGCGCCGTGGCCGGTGTGCTTGCCGGCCTGCTGGGCGTGGGCGGCGGGATCGTCATCGTGCCCATGCTGGTGGCGGTCTTCCCCAGCCAGGGCATCCCTGCCGAGTATGTGCAGCAGCTGGCCCTGGGCACCTCGCTGGCCAGCATCATGATCACGTCCATCTCCAGCAGCCGGGCCCACCACAAGCGCGGCGCCGTCCACTGGGACATCTTCCGCAACATCACGCCCGGCATCCTGCTGGGGACCTTTGTGGGCGGTCTGGTGGCCACCCATATGCCGACCCTGTTCCTGAAAGTCTTCTTCATCTGCTTTTTGGGCTTCGTGTCCCTCCAGATGCTTTCCAGCTATCGTCCCCCGGCCAGCCGCGAGATGCCCGGCCCCCTGGGCACCGCCGGCGTGGGCGGCATCATCGGCCTGGTCTCCAGTTTCGTGGGCATCGGCGGCGGCACGCTCTCCGTGCCGTTCATGAGCTTCTGCAACGTGCCCCTGCACCATGCCGTGGGCACCTCGGCCGCCATCGGTTTCCCCATTGCCGTGGCCGGTACGCTGGGCTATATCGTGGGCGGCTGGAACACGCCCGGCCTGCCTGCCGGCTGTCTGGGCTTCGTGAACCTGACGGCCTTCCTCGGCATCGCCGTCGCCAGCTTCATGACGGCCCCCCTCGGCGCCAGGCTTTCCCATTCCCTGCCCACGGCCAGGCTCAAGAAGGGCTTTGCCGTCTTCCTCATCATCGTGGCCCTGCGCATGCTGCTGGGCCTGTTCTAA